In one Janibacter cremeus genomic region, the following are encoded:
- a CDS encoding MaoC family dehydratase: protein MSTKTVPGNYFEDFSIGQEIRHATPRTVTDGDIALYTGLYGSRFAATSASTFAEAMGFARMPVDSLLAFHLVFGKSVPDISLNAVANLGYAGGRFGAPLHVGDTVTTTSTVIGLKENSNGRTGVVYVNSVGVNQRGEMVVDYVRWVMVHKKDPASPAPETVVPDLPGAVAAEDLHVPFHLAGREYDVDLAGSPFLWEDYEAGERIDHLDGMTIEESDHMLATRLYQNTAKVHFNQHAQSQSTIGRRLIYGGHVISLARALSFNGLANGQTIAAINAGAHANPTFAGDTVYAWSEVLERIELPGRTDVGALRLRTVATKDTPCADFPYRGEDGKYLPEVVLDLDYTVLMPRR from the coding sequence ATGTCCACCAAGACGGTCCCCGGCAACTACTTCGAGGACTTCTCGATCGGTCAGGAGATCCGGCACGCGACGCCGCGCACGGTGACCGACGGCGACATCGCTCTCTACACCGGGCTGTACGGCTCGCGCTTCGCCGCGACGAGCGCCTCGACCTTCGCGGAGGCGATGGGCTTCGCGCGGATGCCGGTCGACAGCCTGCTGGCCTTCCACCTCGTCTTCGGCAAGTCCGTCCCGGACATCTCGCTCAACGCCGTCGCCAACCTCGGGTACGCGGGCGGTCGCTTCGGCGCCCCGCTTCACGTCGGTGACACCGTGACCACGACCTCGACGGTCATCGGCCTGAAGGAGAACTCCAACGGCAGGACCGGCGTCGTCTACGTCAACTCCGTCGGCGTCAACCAGCGCGGCGAGATGGTCGTCGACTACGTCCGCTGGGTGATGGTCCACAAGAAGGACCCGGCCTCCCCCGCCCCCGAGACGGTCGTCCCCGATCTGCCCGGGGCGGTCGCCGCCGAGGACCTGCACGTGCCCTTCCACCTCGCCGGTCGCGAGTACGACGTGGACCTGGCCGGCAGCCCATTCCTCTGGGAGGACTACGAGGCCGGCGAGCGCATCGACCACCTCGACGGCATGACCATCGAGGAGTCGGACCACATGCTCGCCACGCGGCTGTACCAGAACACCGCGAAGGTCCACTTCAACCAGCACGCCCAGTCGCAGTCGACGATCGGCCGCCGGCTCATCTACGGCGGGCACGTCATCAGCCTCGCCCGGGCCCTGTCCTTCAACGGCTTGGCGAACGGCCAGACGATCGCCGCGATCAACGCCGGCGCGCACGCCAACCCCACCTTCGCCGGAGACACGGTCTACGCGTGGTCCGAGGTCCTCGAGAGGATCGAGCTGCCGGGCCGCACCGACGTCGGCGCGCTTCGCCTGCGCACGGTCGCGACCAAGGACACCCCGTGCGCGGACTTCCCGTACAGGGGCGAGGACGGCAAGTACCTCCCCGAGGTCGTGCTCGACCTCGACTACACGGTGCTGATGCCCCGCCGCTGA
- a CDS encoding type IV toxin-antitoxin system AbiEi family antitoxin domain-containing protein, whose amino-acid sequence MDDRLRRRAEQNGDVFTWEDVRSCLLGEHDVREVVRAGEAVRVRRNAYVLEDRWRSARPEEQLALRVRAVLLGRPGHTASHQSALALHGIALWGVPSRVVDLMAPVPRTRTVSGVRTHPVDAAIEPVHVGGYATVDIATAVVQVTLRCGVEAGVVALDDALHQRRCRLPQVQAAGERLARGPLDRARVAALVERADPSCESVGESRTRLLLHGLGYDVRSQVSVSDDHGSFVGRVDFMVGGAVVVEFDGMVKYEGADGRGALAREKAREERLTALGCVVIRLVWADLDHPERVRARIDGAQRRGISTV is encoded by the coding sequence GTGGATGATCGACTGCGACGACGGGCCGAGCAGAACGGCGACGTCTTCACCTGGGAGGACGTGCGCTCCTGCCTCCTGGGCGAGCATGACGTGCGGGAGGTCGTGCGGGCAGGGGAGGCGGTTCGGGTGCGGCGCAACGCCTACGTGCTCGAGGACCGGTGGCGATCGGCGCGTCCGGAGGAGCAGCTCGCCCTGCGCGTCCGCGCGGTCCTGCTGGGCCGACCGGGCCACACGGCGAGCCACCAGAGCGCGCTCGCGCTCCACGGCATCGCGCTGTGGGGCGTCCCGAGCCGCGTGGTCGACCTGATGGCCCCGGTGCCGCGGACCCGGACGGTCAGCGGTGTGCGGACCCATCCCGTCGATGCCGCGATCGAGCCGGTCCACGTCGGCGGTTACGCGACAGTGGACATCGCGACCGCGGTCGTCCAGGTCACGCTCCGGTGCGGTGTCGAGGCAGGCGTGGTGGCACTGGATGATGCCCTGCACCAGCGCAGGTGCCGGCTGCCCCAGGTGCAGGCGGCCGGTGAGCGGCTTGCACGCGGTCCACTGGACAGGGCGCGGGTGGCCGCGCTGGTGGAGCGGGCGGATCCCTCGTGCGAGTCGGTCGGCGAGAGCCGGACGCGGCTGCTCCTGCACGGGCTCGGCTACGACGTGCGCAGCCAGGTGAGCGTGAGCGACGACCACGGGAGCTTCGTTGGCCGGGTCGACTTCATGGTGGGTGGAGCCGTCGTCGTTGAGTTCGACGGCATGGTCAAGTACGAGGGCGCCGACGGGCGCGGTGCCCTGGCGCGGGAGAAGGCCCGGGAGGAGCGCCTCACCGCCCTCGGGTGTGTCGTCATCCGGCTCGTCTGGGCCGATCTGGACCACCCGGAGCGCGTGCGGGCGAGGATCGACGGCGCTCAGCGGCGGGGCATCAGCACCGTGTAG
- a CDS encoding SDR family oxidoreductase, with protein MTTALVLGGAGGIGAAVTRRLAADHDVTITHHSHPERAAQLAEELTTNERTVRTLEADATTEQGVVAAFDAAEEAGELAVVVSCVGGWDYPRITDLTREQIDDSLSLNLVSALLVLREAARRVADGGRIVMVSSAAARVAPARQSTYAAAKAGLEAATRVAAKEVAKRGVTANVVRPGATDTEYMRSITSEKAVEAMASSNALRRLGTPEDIAGVVAFLVSEDARWVTGDVIDASGGLA; from the coding sequence ATGACTACTGCCCTGGTACTGGGCGGAGCCGGAGGGATCGGCGCGGCAGTGACCCGTCGCCTCGCGGCGGACCACGACGTGACCATCACCCACCACAGCCACCCGGAGCGCGCAGCGCAGCTGGCCGAGGAGCTGACGACCAACGAGCGCACGGTGCGCACCCTCGAGGCCGACGCCACCACGGAGCAGGGCGTCGTGGCCGCCTTCGACGCGGCAGAGGAGGCCGGCGAGCTCGCCGTCGTCGTCAGCTGCGTCGGCGGCTGGGACTACCCCCGCATCACCGACCTGACGCGCGAGCAGATCGACGACTCGCTCTCCCTCAACCTCGTCTCGGCCCTGCTGGTGCTGCGCGAGGCGGCGCGCCGCGTCGCCGACGGCGGACGGATCGTCATGGTCTCCAGCGCCGCCGCGCGGGTCGCCCCGGCCCGGCAGAGCACCTACGCCGCAGCCAAGGCCGGACTCGAGGCCGCGACGAGGGTCGCCGCCAAGGAGGTCGCCAAGCGCGGCGTCACGGCCAACGTCGTGCGTCCCGGGGCCACCGACACCGAGTACATGCGCTCGATCACCTCCGAGAAGGCGGTCGAAGCGATGGCCTCGAGCAACGCGTTGCGTCGCCTCGGCACTCCGGAGGACATCGCCGGCGTCGTCGCCTTCCTCGTCTCGGAGGACGCCCGCTGGGTCACCGGCGACGTCATCGACGCGAGCGGAGGTCTCGCATGA
- a CDS encoding 3-hydroxyacyl-CoA dehydrogenase family protein, with protein sequence MTAGGLPARTGVIGGGLMGAGIVHGMLMAGCEVVLLERDVESVSAATSRVQRSCDKSVERGKITDAAEPMARLTTTTDAADLAGCGLVVEAVPEDEALKRETLQRAEAVIAADAALATNTSSISLDALATSLRHPERLLGLHFFNPVPASKLVEIVIATATDEAWRERAVGWVRDGLGKTPVVVADSPGFASSRLGVAIGLEAIRMLESGVASAEDIDAAMSLGYGHPMGPLKLTDLVGLDTRLGIARYLERELGPRFAPPQLLVDLVEQGHHGRKTGRGFYDWNDDTQEKTA encoded by the coding sequence ATGACCGCCGGAGGGCTCCCCGCCCGCACCGGGGTCATCGGCGGCGGTCTCATGGGCGCCGGCATCGTGCACGGGATGCTCATGGCCGGCTGCGAGGTCGTCCTCCTCGAGCGGGACGTGGAAAGCGTGTCAGCGGCAACATCTCGAGTGCAGCGCTCGTGCGACAAGAGCGTCGAGCGCGGCAAGATCACCGACGCCGCCGAGCCCATGGCTCGCCTGACCACGACCACCGACGCGGCCGACCTCGCCGGGTGCGGCCTCGTCGTCGAGGCCGTCCCCGAGGACGAGGCGCTCAAGCGGGAGACGCTGCAGCGCGCGGAGGCCGTCATCGCCGCCGATGCGGCCCTGGCCACCAACACCTCGAGCATCTCGCTCGACGCCCTGGCCACCTCCCTTCGCCACCCGGAGCGGCTGCTCGGCCTGCACTTCTTCAACCCGGTGCCCGCGAGCAAGCTCGTCGAGATCGTCATCGCGACCGCGACCGACGAGGCCTGGCGCGAGCGTGCCGTGGGATGGGTGCGCGACGGGCTCGGCAAGACGCCGGTCGTCGTCGCGGACTCGCCGGGCTTCGCCAGCAGCCGCCTCGGGGTCGCGATCGGCCTCGAGGCGATCCGCATGCTCGAGTCCGGCGTCGCCTCCGCGGAGGACATCGACGCGGCCATGTCCCTGGGCTACGGCCACCCGATGGGCCCGCTGAAGCTCACCGACCTCGTCGGCCTCGACACCCGCCTGGGCATCGCCCGCTACCTCGAGCGCGAGCTCGGGCCCCGCTTCGCCCCGCCGCAGCTGCTCGTCGACCTGGTCGAGCAGGGCCACCACGGCCGCA
- a CDS encoding aminopeptidase P family protein has protein sequence MSEEQQQADNRKRPTTDEFRAFVAQDWAPRSSDRPPLTEAARRAAERRATVSAAHEGERLVVPAGGLKVRANDTDYVFRPHTAFAHLTGLGADREPDAVLVMEPLGGPDERAGHEASLYFRPLAPRDSEEFFGDARYGEFWVGARPSIEDVESELGLTGRHVDQLEDAIGKDAGQVVVRMVRDADLALTARLDTVRVQGGASEESLVEADEALAHDLSHLRMIKDDWEVEQMQEAVDATRVGFEAVIRELPSLPERGRGERWVEGTFGLHARHQGNGVGYDSICASGDHANTLHWIKNTGDISEGDLILLDAGVELDSLFTADITRTLPVSGTFSETQREIHEAVVAAQAAGIAAVRPGAKFSDVHAAAIRVIAEHLHAWGLLPEGVSVEDTLDKEHGQYHRRWMVHGTSHHLGLDVHDCALATREEYMDAELAPGMVLTVEPGLYFKADDLKVPERFRGIGVRLEDDVVVTEDGCRNLSGEWPHSADEIEAWIAQVQAR, from the coding sequence ATGAGCGAGGAGCAGCAGCAAGCAGACAACCGCAAGCGACCGACGACGGACGAGTTCCGAGCCTTCGTGGCCCAGGACTGGGCGCCGCGGTCGAGCGACCGCCCCCCGCTGACCGAGGCCGCGAGGCGCGCCGCCGAGCGCCGCGCCACCGTCTCCGCCGCCCACGAGGGCGAGCGCCTGGTCGTCCCGGCGGGTGGCTTGAAGGTGCGCGCCAACGACACCGACTACGTCTTCCGGCCGCACACCGCCTTCGCCCACCTCACCGGTCTGGGCGCCGACCGGGAGCCGGACGCCGTCCTGGTCATGGAGCCGCTGGGCGGCCCCGACGAGCGAGCCGGCCACGAGGCCTCGCTGTACTTCCGTCCCCTGGCGCCGCGCGACTCCGAGGAGTTCTTCGGGGACGCCCGCTACGGGGAGTTCTGGGTCGGCGCCCGCCCGTCGATCGAGGACGTCGAGTCCGAGCTGGGCCTCACCGGCCGCCACGTCGACCAGCTCGAGGACGCCATCGGCAAGGATGCCGGGCAGGTCGTCGTGCGGATGGTCCGCGACGCCGACCTCGCCCTGACCGCCCGCCTGGACACCGTGCGGGTGCAGGGCGGCGCGAGCGAGGAGAGCCTGGTGGAGGCGGACGAGGCCCTCGCCCACGACCTGTCCCATCTGCGGATGATCAAGGACGACTGGGAGGTCGAGCAGATGCAGGAGGCCGTCGACGCCACCCGCGTCGGCTTCGAGGCGGTCATCCGTGAGCTGCCGAGCCTGCCCGAGCGCGGTCGGGGCGAGCGCTGGGTCGAGGGGACCTTCGGCCTGCACGCCCGCCACCAGGGCAACGGCGTCGGCTACGACTCGATCTGTGCCTCCGGTGACCACGCCAACACGCTGCACTGGATCAAGAACACCGGCGACATCTCCGAGGGCGACCTCATCCTGCTCGACGCCGGCGTCGAGCTCGACTCGCTCTTCACCGCCGACATCACGCGCACGCTGCCGGTGAGCGGGACCTTCAGCGAGACCCAGCGCGAGATCCACGAGGCCGTCGTCGCCGCGCAGGCCGCCGGGATCGCCGCAGTCCGGCCGGGTGCGAAGTTCTCCGACGTCCACGCCGCCGCCATCCGCGTCATCGCCGAGCACCTGCACGCCTGGGGGCTGCTGCCCGAGGGGGTCTCCGTCGAGGACACCCTCGACAAGGAGCACGGCCAGTACCACCGCCGCTGGATGGTGCACGGCACGAGCCACCACCTCGGCCTCGACGTCCACGACTGCGCCCTGGCCACGCGCGAGGAGTACATGGACGCCGAGCTCGCACCGGGCATGGTCCTCACCGTCGAGCCGGGCCTGTACTTCAAGGCCGACGACCTCAAGGTCCCCGAGCGCTTCCGTGGCATCGGCGTGCGCCTCGAGGACGACGTCGTCGTCACCGAGGACGGCTGCCGCAACCTCTCCGGCGAGTGGCCGCACTCCGCCGACGAGATCGAGGCGTGGATCGCTCAGGTGCAGGCCCGCTGA